A part of Miscanthus floridulus cultivar M001 chromosome 6, ASM1932011v1, whole genome shotgun sequence genomic DNA contains:
- the LOC136458545 gene encoding laccase-2, with protein MSMASSRHGLPLVLSALLLAVLILSAQADVKRYQFDIVMSNVSRLCHAKSMVTVNGSYPGPTVYAREGDRVVVRVTNRVEHNVTIHWHGLKQRRNGWADGPAYVTQCPIQGGGGSYTYDFNVTGQRGTLWWHAHIAWLRATVHGAIVVLPERGVPYPFPKPDAEAEIILGEWWHADVDAVEKQGRMLGMAPNTSDAHTINGKPGPLFPCSEKHTYALQVQWGKTYLLRVINAAVNDELFFSIAGHTMTVVEIDATYTKPLAASTIQLSPGQTTNVLVRADQRPGRYFMAAKPFNDVPVPADNKAATAILQYAGVPTSVLPAAPRLMPDTNSTRSVAAFHDRLRSLNSARYPADVPRAVDRHLLYTIGLNVDPCASCVNGSRLAASLNNITFVMPRVALLQAHYGGLRGVFAADFPDRPPARFNYTGVPLTAGLATSLGTRLSKLAYNSSVELVLQDTNLLSVESHPFHLHGYNFFVVGRGLGNFDPAKDPAKYNLVDPPERNTVGVPAGGWTAIRFRADNPGVWFLHCHLEVHTSWGLKMAFLVEDGNGPDQSALPPPKDLPKC; from the exons ATGTCGATGGCCTCCTCTCGGCACGGGCTTCCCCTGGTGCTCTCGGCTCTCCTCCTTGCAGTCCTCATTCTCTCTGCACAAGCTGACGTCAAGAGATACCAGTTCGAC ATCGTGATGAGCAACGTGAGCCGGCTGTGCCATGCGAAATCCATGGTGACGGTGAACGGCAGCTACCCCGGGCCGACCGTCTACGCCCGCGAAGGGGACCGCGTCGTCGTCCGCGTCACCAACCGCGTCGAGCACAACGTGACGATACACTGGCACGGGCTGAAGCAGCGCCGGAACGGGTGGGCGGACGGGCCGGCATACGTCACGCAGTGCCCGATCCAGGGCGGCGGCGGGAGCTACACCTACGACTTCAACGTCACGGGGCAGCGCGGGACGCTGTGGTGGCACGCGCACATCGCCTGGCTGCGCGCCACCGTCCACGGCGCCATCGTCGTCCTCCCCGAGCGCGGCGTCCCCTACCCGTTCCCCAAGCCCGACGCCGAGGCCGAGATCATCCTGG GCGAGTGGTGGCACGCCGACGTGGACGCCGTGGAGAAGCAGGGACGCATGCTTGGCATGGCGCCCAACACGTCCGACGCGCACACCATCAACGGCAAACCCGGCCCGCTCTTCCCGTGCTCCGAGAAAC ATACGTACGCACTGCAGGTGCAGTGGGGGAAGACGTACCTCCTCCGGGTCATCAACGCTGCAGTGAACGACGAGCTCTTCTTCTCGATCGCCGGGCACACCATGACGGTGGTGGAGATCGACGCCACCTACACCAAGCCCTTGGCGGCGTCCACCATCCAGCTCTCGCCGGGCCAGACCACCAACGTGCTCGTGCGCGCGGACCAGCGGCCCGGGCGGTACTTCATGGCCGCCAAGCCCTTCAACGACGTGCCCGTCCCGGCAGACAACAAGGCGGCCACTGCCATCCTCCAGTACGCCGGCGTCCCGACCTCCGTCCTCCCCGCCGCGCCCCGGCTGATGCCCGACACCAACAGCACGCGCTCCGTGGCCGCGTTCCACGACAGGCTCCGCAGCCTCAACTCGGCGCGGTACCCGGCCGACGTGCCGCGCGCCGTGGACCGCCACCTGCTGTACACCATCGGGCTCAACGTCGACCCGTGCGCGTCGTGCGTGAACGGCTCCCGCCTCGCGGCGTCGCTCAACAACATCACGTTCGTGATGCCCCGGGTGGCGCTGCTGCAAGCGCACTACGGCGGGCTGAGAGGCGTCTTCGCCGCCGACTTCCCCGACCGCCCGCCCGCGCGGTTCAACTACACGGGCGTGCCGCTCACGGCGGGGCTCGCCACGTCTCTGGGCACGAGGCTGAGCAAGCTCGCGTACAACTCCTCCGTGGAGCTGGTGCTGCAGGACACCAACCTGCTGTCCGTGGAGTCGCACCCGTTCCACCTCCACGGTTACAACTTCTTCGTCGTCGGCAGGGGCCTCGGCAACTTCGACCCGGCCAAGGACCCCGCCAAGTACAACCTTGTCGACCCGCCCGAGAGGAACACCGTCGGCGTGCCCGCCGGCGGCTGGACCGCCATCCGGTTCAGGGCAGACAATCCAGGTGTTTGGTTCCTGCACTGCCATCTCGAGGTGCACACGAGCTGGGGCCTCAAGATGGCCTTCCTGGTGGAGGATGGCAATGGCCCTGATCAGTCGGCTTTGCCGCCGCCCAAGGAtttgcccaagtgctga